Genomic DNA from Thermus amyloliquefaciens:
CTCCAAGCGGCGAAGGGCCTCCAGGAGGTCGGCCTTAAGGGCCCGCACCTCCTCCTCCAAGGCCCCCTCGTAAAAGACCAGAACCGCCTCCTCCCCTTCCCCATAGGCCCTGAGCCCCCATAGGGCCTCCTTCTCCCCCTCGGGGAAGCCTCCAAAAGCTCCAAGGTGCCGTCGGCAAGCAGGCGCAAGGCCGCCCCGCAGGCCTCGCAGTCCACGAGGTCCCCCGCCTCGTACCCCTCCAGCTCTAGGGTTTCCCCACACACCGGGCAGACCATAAATCCCCTCCAACCCCATTGTAATCCGCACAAAAAGGGCCGGCCCTTCGGCCCGGCCCCACCCGGTACTGGCCTCAACGGGCCCCGTAGCGGGCGATGCAGGCCCTTACCTCCTCCAGGGCCGCCTGCCGGTCCCGCCAACCCGTCACCTTCACCCACTTGCCCTTTTTGGCCTCGAGGGCCTTGTAGGTTTCAAAGAAGTGCTGGATCTCCTGCTTAACCCCCTCAGGCACGTCGGCGATGTCCCGAATATGGTCCAGGCGCTGGTCCTCCGCCACCACCCCGATGACCTTGGCGTCCCCGCCCTTCTCGTCCTCCATGAGGAGAAGGCCCACCACCCGCACCTCCACCACCACCCCCGGCAAAAGGGGGTAGGTGGAGAGAACCAGGCCATCCAGGGGATCCCCGTCCTCGGCCAGGGTGGAGGGAATGAACCCGTAGTCCCCGGGATAGAACTGGGCTCCCGGCAGAACCCGGTCCAGCTTGATCACCCCAAGGTCGGGATCGTACTCGTACTTGTTGCCCGAACCCCGGGGCACCTCGATGACCATGTGCACCACCTCGGGAGCGCCCTTACCCACGGGAAGGCTCTTCAGGTTCGCCATAGCCCCCCCATTATACGGGGTATAGGAGGACCTCCGGAAAATCGGTGACCAGGGCATCCACCCCCCAGGCGGCCAGCGCCTGGGCTTGGGGGCGGTGGTT
This window encodes:
- a CDS encoding inorganic diphosphatase, whose amino-acid sequence is MANLKSLPVGKGAPEVVHMVIEVPRGSGNKYEYDPDLGVIKLDRVLPGAQFYPGDYGFIPSTLAEDGDPLDGLVLSTYPLLPGVVVEVRVVGLLLMEDEKGGDAKVIGVVAEDQRLDHIRDIADVPEGVKQEIQHFFETYKALEAKKGKWVKVTGWRDRQAALEEVRACIARYGAR